GCAGCCAGCCGGCGCCCTCGGTGGTGACCGTCAACCGGACGGCCGTCCAGTCCTCGTCCGTGGTGAGCTCATACTGGCAGGTGTACGGCAGCGGCGTCGCCGCCACGGCCACCCCTCGCGCGTTCAGCCCCCGCCGGTCGTCGACCAGAGCGTGATCGGCGCCCCCGGTGTCGGTGCGAACCCAGATGACGGACTTCGGCATCGTCGGCATGACTCGACCGTACCGGCCAGGGACTCCCGGGCCGGTACGGCCGGCCGATCAGATCAGAAGCTGCGGCTCGGACGGCGGTCGGCGAAACGCCGCTCTCCGCCACGCCGGTCGTCACGCGGTGGACGGCTTCCCTCGTGGCGGAATCCGCCCCGCCGCTCGCCGCCACTGCGGTCGCCGCCAGCGGTGCCACGGTCGGCGTGGCCGCGCTTCCCGCTGGCGCGGTCCGCTCCGGCTGCCGGCCCAGCGGCACTGTCGCCGGTCCGCCCCGGACGGTACCGGTCGGACTCGCCCCGGAACCGATCCGGACGCTCTGACCGGAAACGGTCAGCGCGCTCTGACCGGAAACGGTCGCCTCGTGGGCGTGGCTGCCGCTGCGGTGCCGGCTCCTCGACGATCGGCACGCCACTGGGCTCGGTGGCCCCGGTCAGTTCGGCCAGCACCGCGTCACCCCGACGTACCCGGGTCTGCGCCGGCTCCACGCCGGCCTTCTCCAGCATGGCGAGGGTGCTGCGGCGCTGCTTCGGCAACACCAGGGTGGCCACCGCACCGGACTCGCCGGCACGGGCGGTCCGGCCGGCCCGGTGCAGGTAGTCCTTCGGGTCCTTGGGCGGGTCGACGTGCACCACAAGGGACACACCGTCGACGTGGATGCCCCGGGCGGCCACGTCCGTGGCCACCAGCACGTTCGTCCGGCCTTCCTTGAACTCGGCGAGAGTCCGGGTCCGTACCCGCTGGGTCTTGCCGCCGTGCAGCGCGCCGGCCCGGACGCCGACCGCCGCGAGCTGGTCGACCAGCCGGTCCACACCCAGCTGGGTGCGGGCGAACATCATGGTCCGGCCCGACCGGGCGGCGATCGACGCGGCGACGGCGAACTTGTCGTTCGGCGGGATCAGCAGCATGTGGTGGTCCATCGTGGTGACCGTGGCGGTCGGCGGCGCGGTGGAATGGGTGACCGGGTCGGTCATGAAGCGCCGCACCAGGGCGTCGACGTCGTTGTCCAGCGTGGCGGAGAAGAGCAGCCGCTGGGCATCGGCCGGGGTCTTGTCGAGTAGTTCGGTGACGTCAGGCAGGAAGCCCATGTCGGCCATCTGATCCGCCTCGTCGAGAACGGTCACCTCGACATCGTCCAGGTTGCACACCCCGCGTTGGATCAGGTCGCCGAGGCGGCCCGGGGTCGCCACGATGATCTCGACGCCGCGCCGCAACGAGTCGATCTGCCGGTCGTAGGGCACCCCGCCGACCGCTGTCTTGATGAACACGCCGACGGCCCGTCCGAGCGGGAACAGCGCGTCGTTGACCTGCATGGCGAGCTCGCGGGTGGGAACCAGGATCAGCGCCCGGGGGTGTAGCGGCCGGGCGCGGTCGCCCGCCGCCATCCGAGCGAGTACCGGCAGGCCGAAGGCGAGGGTCTTGCCGGAGCCGGTCTGGCCCCGGCCGAGCACGTCCCGGCCGGCCAACGCGTCCGGTACGGTCGCGCGCTGGATCTCGAACGGGGTGGTGATGCCCTCCCGGGCGAGTGCCCGGACCAGTGGACGCGGCACTCCGAGGGCGGCGAAGTCCAGGTCGGCGGGAGCCTGCGCCGGCTCGGTCGCGGCGTCCGGAGCCGCAGTGTCGAGAACCGGGGTGTCGAGAACCGGGGTGTCGAGGACGGACGGGAACGTGCTGGGATCAGCGAAGGTGGTCAAGAAAACCTCTCAGGGCGGGGCGGATCTTCGCGAATGGCCCGTTCCGGTGTGCGCACCGTTGAATCGCCCGCAAGATCGCCCATGAGCACGCGCGAGCGCGCGCCGGGTTGATGATCAGAGGACAAGTGTACGGGTTTGCGGCGCTGTTGCCACCTGACCGTCCGCCTCGTGGGCGGGCTCACCCCGTCAGCCGCTCAGCAATCCGTCGAAGATGCTGTTGAAGACGTTGCCGACGGCCAGGGCGATCAGGATCCCGACAACGACCACCACACCGAGGCCGATCGCCATCGTCAGCACCACCCGGGTGGTGCCCCGGTTCTCCCGTTCCGGCGTGTCCGCCCAGCCTTGGGCGAGAATGTGGCCGGTGAGGGAACCGGAGTTCTCCACCGCCGGATTGAACGGGATCCCGGACGGCATGCCCATCGGCAGCCCCATGGTCGGGTCCGCCCCCGGTGGGGGAGTGTCCCGGCGGGCACCGTAGACCGTCCCACCGCCACCTGGTGTCGCGTTGGGCTGCCGGGCCCACTCGCCGTACGCCGACGAGGGGGCGGCAGCCGCCGGTGGTGCGCTCGTCGGTGCCGGCGGCACCTGGTACGGCGGGGGCAGCTGGTAGGGCGCTGCCGCCTGGTACGGGGGACTCGCCGGTGCCGGACTGGTCGGCACCGACGGTCCGACCGGGTCGGGGACGACCGACGGGGCGGCGGTGCCCGAGTCGAACGTGAGCGGGCTCGACGCGCTGGGCCGGCGGGTCGGCGGGTCGACCGGCGGAAGTGTGTAACCGCCCGGCGAAAACGATGCCGGCGGCGAGACCGGGGCACCTGCGGACCCGTCGGCGGGTGCCGAGGTCCATGCGGGCGGCGGTGCGATCGGTCCGGGCGCCGGCACCGGCGGTGCCAGTGGCGCGGGTTCCGGTCCGGGTGCCGGGGCAGGTGCCGGGGCAGGTGCCGGGGCAGGTGCCGGCTCCGGGTCCGGGGTGGCCGGCCGGGGCGGCTCGTACGGGCCCGGCGGCCGCACCGGATCGGGTGGGAACGGCGGCTCGGCGCCATCCACGGGCTGCTCCGGGCGCTTCGCGCCGTAGATCCGGGCACTGCCGTGCGACAGGGGTACCGCGCCCACCTCGTCCAAGGAGACCCGCTGCGCCCCCGCCACGGTCGCTCGGGCGCGGGCCGGCGTGCCGGCACCGTCCGACTTCTCCCCGCTCTGCGCACCGAACGCTGGGTCCTGGTGGTCGGCCGGCGACACCGGCTCCGCGGCCAGGTGCCGGCCGGCCGTCAGATACTGGACGGACGGGTCGGTTGGCGGCCGCCAGACCAGGTCGGGCCGGTCCGCCGGTTTGGCTACGTCCGTCGGTGGCGTCCAGGTCGGGACGGGCCGGTCGGCGGGGTCGGGCTGGGTCGCTGGTGGTGTCGAGGCCGGGGCGGTCGTCGGCGCGGGCTCGGAAGGCTGCCACGCCGACGCGAAGCTCGACCAGGCGGAGGCGGGTGCCGACGACGTACCAGCGGTGCCGGAGCCGACTCCGGCGAAACGCGCGTCGGGACCAGCGTCGGGATCGGTGCCGATCGAGCCGAGGCCGGTGCCCGGACCGGAATCCGCGTCACCCGTGCCGTCGGCGGTGGTACCCGGACCCGGTACGACCGGCACGCCCTCGGCCGAATCGGTGCTGGTCGCCTGCGCCCACAGCGCCCCGGCCGGCGGTGCCGGCGGCAGCTCGTACACGGGCGGGAGCCCGTCGTCCGGCGAAGACGCCTCGGCTCGGCGTGATTGGGCCGGTACGGACCTCGGTGGTGCGCCGTCAACCTGGTCGACCGGCGACTGGTCGCGATCCTCGTGCATCATGCCTCCCGTGCCGGCCTTGACCGGACGCCCCGGCCGGTGAACGTCCCCGGCTTCACCGTGCCATATCGACGCCGCAGTACACAGCCGGAGTGCCGCCGTACCGACAGGTGGCGCCCCACGGCCGGACGACGTCGGCCGGGCGGCCGATCCGATCATGGCCGTGCGGACAGCCGGGCATCCGGTGGCGTCGCTCAATCCTCCAGCGCGCCGGCGCTCAATCCTCCAGCGCGCCGGCGCTCAATCCTCCAGCGCGCCGGCGCTCGGGCTGCCGGTCGCCGACCCGGATCCGTTCGGCGTGGCCGCGACCGTGTTCGAGGCCGTACCGCTCGGGGTGCTGGTCGGTGTCCCGGTGCCGGTCGCTTCCGGATCCGGCGTGCCGGGACCGGTGGTCGGCGTCGGGTCGGGGCCGGTGGGCGTCGGCAGCGGGGACGGCGGCGGCGGAGTCGTCGGTGCCGGAGTCGTCGGTGCCGGGGTCGTCGGCGTCGGCCCCGGGGTGGTGGGGGTCGGTCCTGGCGTGGTCGGCGTCGGTCCTGGCGTGGTGGGGGTCGGCCCCGGAGTCGTGGGCTTCGGCCCTGGCGTGGTCGGTGCCGGCGTCGGTGTCGTGGGTACCGGGGTGGGGACGGGGGTGGTCGGCGTGGGAGTCGGGGTGCCGGGGACGGTCGGGGCCGGCACCTCCCGGATGACCCGGGTCGCCGCGTAGAACCGGGACCACCAGACGGTCGAAACCTTGACCACGTCGCCCGTCGTGGGCGCGTGCACCATCTTGCCGTCGCCGACGTACATGCCGACGTGGTGGATGCTGGTCCAACTGGAACCGGAGGCGAAGAAGATCAGGTCACCGGGGAGCAGCGCGGAGCGGGTGACGGTGTTGCCACGGGTGGCGTAGTACTGGTCTTTGGCTACCCGGGGCAGACTGAAGTAGTCGGCGCCAGGCGACCGGTAGGCCGCCCACATCAGCCCGGAACAGTCGTACCGGCTCGGTCCTTCGGCACCCCACAGGTAGGGCTTGCCGAGTTGCCTGAGCGCGAACTGCAGGGCGGCGACGGCGCGGGGGTGGGCGGTGGTGCTGGCGATCCCGTCCGACCCGATGCTCTGGCCGATCTCCTGCTCGACCGCCTCGCGTTGGCGTTCGATGGTGACCATCTGCTCGGTGTTTCGCGCCTTGAGCGCGAGCAGAGCGGTTTCGCGTTGCTTGTAGGTGCCTTCGACGGTGCCGAACTGGGTGCGCAGCGAGTCGAGCCGCGTCAACGCCTCCTGGTAGGCGAGGTAGGCGGCCTGCTCGGCGGCGGCGGCGAGCGAGACGTCGCGATTCGCGGCGTCGGCACCGATCTCGGGCTGAAGACCGCGCTGCAACCGCGACAGCGCACCAAGGCCGTGCAGGTCGCCGCCGTACTCGCCGGGTGGCATGGCGGCGGCGTCCTTGAGCGCGAGCGCGGCGGCGCTCTCCGCGTCGCGCTGCGCGGTGAGCAGTGCCGTCCGGGCCTCGCGCAGCGCCTGTTCGGCCTCGGTCAGCTCGGCGGCGGCCAGGGCCTCGTCTTCCTGCAGCGCCAGGAGCTGCTCGCCGAGTAGCGCCACCTCGGTCTCACCGGTGTAGATCTGCGCCACGAGCGGACCGTCGGTGACGCTCGGGACGAAGGTCGACGGGGTGCTCGGCCCGGCCGTCGGCCCGGTGCCGGGCAGTCGCAGGCCGCCGGCGGGGACCGGTCGGCTGCCGGTGTCGGGTACGGCGACCGGTTGGGCGTAGACCGGGCTGGCGAGGGCGATCGTGGTGACCGCGCCGAGCAGCGCGGCCCAGAGGGTGGGGGACAGCCGTGGTGGCAGGACGCCACTGGCTCGGGTCGGGTGCCGTCGTGGTGGCTTGCCGCTGTTGCCTCGTGCCATGCCCGTCCGCTCCCCGTACCGCCGCATTTGTCCCGATGCCCGTGCCCCGGAACCGAGTCGCGCCGCCTGGTGTTGGTTGTCCCTCATTGGTCTTACCGCACGGGACCCGTGATGTCGATGTTCCGGGAGGTTACGAGACCCTGAGAAATGGTGGGCAGGCGCATGACCTACGTCGCTGCCGGGCCGGCCGATCGGCCGATCCCCGACGCGGCGACGTAGGCTCGGGCCGGAGCGTGCGGGAAGGGATGTGGCGAACGTGGACGCTGGTCGCAAGCGTGAGCTCGAAGAGAAGGTGTACGCGGGGGAGCGGCTCGACTACGCCGACGGGGTGGACCTCTACGCCAGCGACGACCTGGCCTGGCTGGGCCGGCTCGCGCACCACCGGCGTACCGAACTCAACGGCGACCGGGTGATGTTCAACGTCAACCGGCACCTCAACCTGACCAACGTCTGCAGCGCCTCCTGCGCGTACTGCTCGTTCCAGCGCAAGCCGGGCGAGAAGGACGCCTACACGATGCGGATCGAAGAAGCCGTCCGCAAGGCCAAGGAGATGGAGGACGAGCAGCTCACCGAGCTGCACATCGTCAACGGCCTGCACCCCACCCTGCCCTGGCGCTACTACCCCAAGGTGCTGCGCGAGCTCAAGGCCGCCCTGCCGAACGTCAAGCTCAAGGCGTTCACCGCCACCGAGGTGCAGTGGTTCGAGAAGATCAGCGGCCTGCCGGCCGACGAGATCCTCGACGAGCTGATGGACGCCGGCCTGGAGTCGCTGACCGGCGGCGGCGCGGAGATCTTCGACTGGGAGGTCCGCCAGCACATCGTCGACCACGCCTGCCACTGGGAGGACTGGTCGCGAATTCACCGGCTCGCCCACAGCAAGGGGCTGCGGACCCCGTCGACGATGCTCTACGGCCACATCGAGGAACCCCGCCACCGGGTCGACCACGTGCTGCGGCTGCGCGAACTGCAGGACGAGACCGGCGGCTTCACCGTCTTCATCCCGCTGCGTTACCAGCACGACTTCGTCGACTCGGCGGACGGCAAGATCCGTAACCGGATCCAGGAGCGGACCACGATGGCCGCCCCGGCCGAGTCGCTGAAGACGTTCGCGGTGTCCCGGCTGCTGTTCGACAACGTGCCGCACGTCAAGTGTTTCTGGGTGATGCACGGGCTGTCGGTGGCGCAGCTGTCGCTCAACTTCGGCGTCGACGACCTGGACGGCTCGGTCGTCGAGTACAAGATCACCCACGACGCCGACGCGTACGGCACGCCGAACACCATGCACCGCGACGACCTGCTGCACCTGATCTGGGACGCTGGCTTCCAGCCGGTCGAACGGGACACCCGCTACCAGGTGGTACGGGAGTACGACCGGCCGCCGACGCTGGCGGAGCGCCGCGCCGAGCCACAGCAGATCTGGGCCTGAGCCGGATCTGCGGGGCGGTCACCGCGCCGCGTACCAGCGGCGGCCGACCGTCGCGGTCGTTCCGTGCACCACGGTGCTGAGCGCGACCACCAGCGTGCCGGCCGCCCACAACCGTGGATCGACCGCCCCCTCCCGATGGCTGTACGTCAGGTAGAACAACGCGGAGACGCCGATCGGACCGAACCACCCGAGGAACACCGCGTCCCGCCACGACATGCCGAGAGCGGGCCGCAGCGCCACCACCACCACCGGCAGCCGGCGCAGCAGCAGCACGGCCACCGCGAAGGCGGCGGCCGGCCACCCGAGTTCCAGCCACTGCCGCCAGGGCAGCTCCAAGCCCAGTAGGAAGAACACTGGCAACACCAGATACCGGGTGAGCGCGTCGTCGAGCCGTTGCTCGGACGCCCGGGACTCCTGGCCGATCATGCGGTTGTATGCCAGACCGGTGACGAACACGGCGAGAACAGCGTCGGTACCGGCCATCCGCGCGATGCCCAACGCGGCGACCCCGAGTACGGCGGCGAAGATCAACAACGAACCTTTGTCGACCTGCTCACGTGCCTCGGCGGCCCGTACCGCCCGTCCCGCGACGTAGCCCACGGTGAGGCCGACCAGCACCGCGCCAACCACCCCCCAGGCCGCCTCGAACAGCTGCTCGCCCGCCGGACGGGGCACCGCGGCGATCAACGCCAACACGACGAAGAGGAACGCGAGCCCGTCGTTCGCACCCGACTCTCCGCTGATCACCTGTCGTAGCCGGGCCGGCAGGCTCTGCTCGGCCGGCTGTCCAGATACCACGCTCGACGCCAGCACCGGATCGGTGGGAGTCAGACAGGCCCCGAGCAGCACCGCCAGGGCGGCCGGGAGTCCGAGCACCGACCACGCCAGCCCGGCGCCGATCAGCGCCATGCCTGCCATACCGGCCACCAGCAAGACACCTATCGGACGAAGGACCGTCCGGTACGCCGTGGCGGAGAAGCGCAGCGCGACCGCCATCAACGAGATCGCCAACAGGATCCGGGTGGTCTCCAACGTCAGCCCGGCCATCCGCTGGTCGGTCAGGTCGATCAACCCGAGGACCGGACCGGCCAGGACGCCCAGCAGCAGCGCCAGCAGCGGCTCGCTCACCGGTGCCCGCCGGATCGCGCTCGACCAGAAGGCGAGCAGTACGGCGAGGACACCGACCAGCGTGTAGCCCAGATGCAGCGAGCGCATGCCGCCCACTTACCCGGCGAACCGGTGGTTGAGACCGCCGTACACCATGCGACCCACCTCGGGGTCTGCTGGCTGCGCGGACAGCTCCCCGGCGCGAAGGCGTACCCTCATCAGGTCATGGCTGAATCGAAGAGTGACGCGCGTCCGCGCCGCGACGCCGAGGGCCGGATCGCGACGTTGGCGGACCTAATCGGCGTGGTGCTCGCCGGTCTGGTGATCGGCCTGCTCGTGCTGCTCCTCTTCGACGGCGTGTTCCAGCTGATCGCGTCCGGACGGCTGGGCCAGTCCAACGGGTGGCTGGCGGTGATCCTGCCGGCGTGGCTGTTCGCCGACGACTTCCGCGCGTGGCGCGGCGGAAGCGCCCGGTTCGTCGCCGCGCTGGTGGCGCTCGGCGTCGGGGTCGCCTCCGGCCTGCTCGCCGCCGGCGTCGCCACCGGGATCGTCTTCGGGCTGCCACCGTTGGTCAGTGGCGGGATCGGCGCGGCGGTCCTCTCGGTGGCGTACGCGACGGTCTGGTTTCACGGCGTCCGGTGGCTCGACGGCCGCACTGGCTGAGTGGTGAGGAGAGACATGAGTCCTGCGGTCAAGTACACGCTCGGTCGGATCGGACTGTTCGCCGTCGTCGTCCTGGCACTCTGGCCGATCGACATGAACATTTTTCTGAAACTGATGATCGCGGTGATTTTCTCGGCCGCGTTGTCGTTCTTTCTGATGCGTGGCTGGCGGGACGAGATGGCGCAGCAGATCGCCGAGTCGGCCGAGCGCCGCCGGGCCGAGAAGGATCGCCTGCGGTCCGCGCTGGCCGGCGACGACGAGCCCGACACCGCCAACCGATCCGACGGTACGCCGGACGACGGCACCCGCCGCTGAGCCGGACGACGGCACCGCCGCTGAGCCGGACGACGGCACCCGCCTCCGAGCCTGACGACGGCACCCGCCTCCGAGCCCGTCGTCATCGGCTGCGGAGCCCGTCGGTCCGCTGTGGCTCGACGCAGCGGCCACTGTGGTCGAGGAATTGCGAACAATGCTCAACTCGCGCATTGTCGCAGGCATGCGGTAAACCTGGTAGGCGAACGTCCACTTGGCCTCCGGGGACGGAAATGATGGACACATCTGCCGAACCGTATCCAGAGATGTTGGTCTGGGCGATCCGTAAACCCATCGTGCCGATCGCCGGCGGCAACTTGCTCGTCGTCACCGACGGGCTACGTCGAGCCGTGCGCAGCCGGGTCGGCGCGGTCTGCAAACGCCGTGGCGTGCCGGTGCCGACCCAGGTCACCGGGCACGGCGCCGACGGCCGGCCGCACCTGGCGTTCCTGCCGATGCTCGACGTCGGTCACCGGCGCGCCGACGGCCACCTGCTCGGCGTCGCCGTGGCGATCCCCGCCGACCTGCCGACCGAGGATCAAAAGCTCATCTCGTACGGCCTGCTCAACGACGACGGTCCGATCGACACGCTGCGGCTCGGGGCCAACGGCCTGCTGTCGCTGGCGCATCAGACCGATCCGCGACCGTCGTCCGGACTCGATCCACAGCGGTGGCGCGCACCGGCCCCGGGCGCCCGACGCTGGATCACGGTGACCCCGGTGATGCTCGACCGCCGCCCGCACGCCCGGCACACCGTCGCCGCCGTCGACCGTCTGGCCGAGTCATTCGTGGCGGCCGGCTACCCCCGGCCGCGTTCGGCGAGTCTCCTGGACCGCTCGACCGTGCCGGGCGCGGTCCGAGGCCCGCACTCGGGTACGATCCCCGACAGCCGGCAGCACCGGCCCTTCACCCACTGCCGAGTCGAGTTCCCCACCCCGGTACGCGGACCGGTGATCGCCGGTCGGCTACGTCACCTCGGCTGCGGGATGCTCGTCCCGGATCCCACCGACCTCCCGGCACGGCCTCCACAGTAGGCGGTCCCCCAGCTCACGGAGCTCATATGCGCATCAGGCGTGCCGTCACCGTCGGCACAGTCGCTCTGCTCGTCGCTACCGTCGCCCTGCATCCCGCCCAGGCCTTGGCGCAGCCGAGCGCACCGGCCGCGCCGTACACCGCGTTGACGATCAACGGAGCCGCCGGGAACTATCCGGCGTCAACCGGCACCCGGGTGTACGACCGCGGCAACGCCACCCTGAGCCTCAGCCAGTACGGCACCGGTTTCATCCTCAACGCGTCAAGTCCCGACGGCGCGCGGTGGAGTACCCGAATCCAGCCGCCGACCGGCGGGGAATTGATCGCCGGCACCCGCTACTCGGCCCGTCGCCTCTCGGACGCCACGCACGCCGCCTTGGACGTCTACGGTGAAGGGCGGGGCTGCAACATGGTCTCCGGCTGGTTCGACGTCAAGGAGTTCGCCCGCGACGCCGAGACGGGTGTCCCGACCGTAGCCGCCGTCACCTACTGGGCCGGCTGCGAGAACAATCCGGTGCCGATGCAAGGCGAGGTGCGGTTCAACTCGACCGTGGGATACGGGGCGACCGCGCTCGACGCCCGGTCGCTCGACTTCGGTCAGCGCTACGTCGGACGCGACCGGCAGATCCGTACGCTCACCGTGACCTCGGCCGGTTCGCTTCCCGTCACCCTGGCCGACTTGACGATCGAAGGGCCACAACCGCCGCACTTCGAGATCGCGGCCACCACCTGCGACGGGGTCAGCCTCGCCTACGGTGACAGCTGCGAGATCGACGTCGAGATGAGCCCGCGAGCCCGGGGCCAGCTGAGCGGACGACTGACGTTCGCCGAAGCCGACGCCCCGGACGCCCGCCGGGAGATCGTCCTGTTCGGCACCGCCGTGATCAGCGCGGATGGCACGTACAACCCGGTCGGCCCGCAGCGGCTGCTCGACACCCGCAGCGGGCTCGGCGCGCCGAGGGCCGCCGCCGTCGTCGACGAGCAGGTCCTCGGTCTGACGGTGGGCGGGCGAGCCGGCGTACCGGCCAGCGGCGTGTCCGCCGTCGTCCTCAACGTCACCGTCACCGGCCCGACCGCACCCGGACACCTGACGCTCTACCCCTCAGGTAGTGCCGCGCCGACCTCGTCCAACCTCAACTTCGTCGCCGGTCGGACCATCGCCAACTCGGTGACCGTACCCGTCGGCCCGGACGGCACGGTGTCGATCCTGCACCGGGGCGGCAGCACCCACATCATCGCCGACATCACCGGCTACTACATCGGCACCGACGCCGTACCATCCGGCGGTACGCTCGGCGACGAGTTCTACATGACCCACAACGAACGCATCCTGGACACCCGCGACGCCTACTTCGGCGGCCCGCTGCGTGGTGGCTGGTACGCCTACATCCCCGTCGACTACGGAGACGATACGAACGACAGGATCTCGGCGCTCGCGGTCAACGTCACCGCCGTCAAGCCCGTCGGCAGCGGCCACCTGACCAGCTGGGACGGCGTCCAGGACCCGCCGACGGCGTCGACGCTCAACTTCACGCCCGGCCGGACCGTGCCGAACATGGCCATCGTGCCCGTCGCGCCCTGCCCGGACGATCTCGGCTGCGCCGGACTGCCGACGATCTGGATCCACAACGGATCCGCCGATCCCACCCACATCCTGGTGGACATCTTCGGCCTCTACATGGACACGGATCTCGCCGACGGGACCCGGTTCCGGCCCGTCGACCCGACCCGGATCGTCGACACCCGTACCGGGCTCGGCGCGCCGACCGCCCTCGGGCCGACCAGCACCGCCACCATCGCCACCCCGACGTCGGTCATCACCGACGACACCGAAGCCGTGTCGATGAACATCACCGCGGTCCGGCCGACCGCCAACACCCACGTCAGCGTCTGGCCCGCCTACTTCGGCACCGAGCCGCCGAGCGTCAGCACCCTCAACCCCTACCAGGGCGAGACGGTCCCCAACGCCGCCATCACCGGGATCTTCAACGACGGCGACTTCAACATCTACAACCACGCCGGCACCACCCACGTGGTCGTCGACATCGCCGGCACCTTCGAGTACGTCTACGACGACACCGAGTTCTCCGACGCCTCGGCACGCGGAGCAGGTGCCAGATCCCGGGTCGGCACCGGCGGCGACACCGGAATCCCGACGCCACCGCTACGGTCGACGAGCAGCAGGGCGTACCCCACCCCGCCCCGCTGACCAAGTCCCGCCGAACGCGACGGCGACGCCTGGCGGCTGGTCGGCGTCGACCCGGCCACCGGTGTCGACACGTCCGGGCCGGATCTGCCCGCTGTCGAGGAGGCGCTGGCCGTACGGCTGTTGGGTTGGCAACCGGACGGGGCCGCGTTTACGGTCGCCTACCGGCCCAAAGCCGATGGCACAGGCTCCTACCCGTCGCTGGCGCAGCGGATCCACCAGGGTCACGTCGGCGGCGTACAGCTGGTGTCGCTGGTGGCGGTGGGTCGGGGCCGCCGATACCGTGCTGCGGGTGTCTGACGCCGAGTTCCTGTCCACCACCCGCGATTCCTACGACGCCATCGTCGACGAGTACGTCGAGGGGGTGAAGTCGGCGCTGGACGAG
The sequence above is a segment of the Solwaraspora sp. WMMD406 genome. Coding sequences within it:
- the csb2 gene encoding type I-U CRISPR-associated protein Csb2, giving the protein MDTSAEPYPEMLVWAIRKPIVPIAGGNLLVVTDGLRRAVRSRVGAVCKRRGVPVPTQVTGHGADGRPHLAFLPMLDVGHRRADGHLLGVAVAIPADLPTEDQKLISYGLLNDDGPIDTLRLGANGLLSLAHQTDPRPSSGLDPQRWRAPAPGARRWITVTPVMLDRRPHARHTVAAVDRLAESFVAAGYPRPRSASLLDRSTVPGAVRGPHSGTIPDSRQHRPFTHCRVEFPTPVRGPVIAGRLRHLGCGMLVPDPTDLPARPPQ
- a CDS encoding DEAD/DEAH box helicase, whose product is MDFAALGVPRPLVRALAREGITTPFEIQRATVPDALAGRDVLGRGQTGSGKTLAFGLPVLARMAAGDRARPLHPRALILVPTRELAMQVNDALFPLGRAVGVFIKTAVGGVPYDRQIDSLRRGVEIIVATPGRLGDLIQRGVCNLDDVEVTVLDEADQMADMGFLPDVTELLDKTPADAQRLLFSATLDNDVDALVRRFMTDPVTHSTAPPTATVTTMDHHMLLIPPNDKFAVAASIAARSGRTMMFARTQLGVDRLVDQLAAVGVRAGALHGGKTQRVRTRTLAEFKEGRTNVLVATDVAARGIHVDGVSLVVHVDPPKDPKDYLHRAGRTARAGESGAVATLVLPKQRRSTLAMLEKAGVEPAQTRVRRGDAVLAELTGATEPSGVPIVEEPAPQRQPRPRGDRFRSERADRFRSERPDRFRGESDRYRPGRTGDSAAGPAAGADRASGKRGHADRGTAGGDRSGGERRGGFRHEGSRPPRDDRRGGERRFADRRPSRSF
- a CDS encoding cation:proton antiporter; amino-acid sequence: MRSLHLGYTLVGVLAVLLAFWSSAIRRAPVSEPLLALLLGVLAGPVLGLIDLTDQRMAGLTLETTRILLAISLMAVALRFSATAYRTVLRPIGVLLVAGMAGMALIGAGLAWSVLGLPAALAVLLGACLTPTDPVLASSVVSGQPAEQSLPARLRQVISGESGANDGLAFLFVVLALIAAVPRPAGEQLFEAAWGVVGAVLVGLTVGYVAGRAVRAAEAREQVDKGSLLIFAAVLGVAALGIARMAGTDAVLAVFVTGLAYNRMIGQESRASEQRLDDALTRYLVLPVFFLLGLELPWRQWLELGWPAAAFAVAVLLLRRLPVVVVALRPALGMSWRDAVFLGWFGPIGVSALFYLTYSHREGAVDPRLWAAGTLVVALSTVVHGTTATVGRRWYAAR
- the mqnE gene encoding aminofutalosine synthase MqnE; its protein translation is MDAGRKRELEEKVYAGERLDYADGVDLYASDDLAWLGRLAHHRRTELNGDRVMFNVNRHLNLTNVCSASCAYCSFQRKPGEKDAYTMRIEEAVRKAKEMEDEQLTELHIVNGLHPTLPWRYYPKVLRELKAALPNVKLKAFTATEVQWFEKISGLPADEILDELMDAGLESLTGGGAEIFDWEVRQHIVDHACHWEDWSRIHRLAHSKGLRTPSTMLYGHIEEPRHRVDHVLRLRELQDETGGFTVFIPLRYQHDFVDSADGKIRNRIQERTTMAAPAESLKTFAVSRLLFDNVPHVKCFWVMHGLSVAQLSLNFGVDDLDGSVVEYKITHDADAYGTPNTMHRDDLLHLIWDAGFQPVERDTRYQVVREYDRPPTLAERRAEPQQIWA
- a CDS encoding C40 family peptidase encodes the protein MARGNSGKPPRRHPTRASGVLPPRLSPTLWAALLGAVTTIALASPVYAQPVAVPDTGSRPVPAGGLRLPGTGPTAGPSTPSTFVPSVTDGPLVAQIYTGETEVALLGEQLLALQEDEALAAAELTEAEQALREARTALLTAQRDAESAAALALKDAAAMPPGEYGGDLHGLGALSRLQRGLQPEIGADAANRDVSLAAAAEQAAYLAYQEALTRLDSLRTQFGTVEGTYKQRETALLALKARNTEQMVTIERQREAVEQEIGQSIGSDGIASTTAHPRAVAALQFALRQLGKPYLWGAEGPSRYDCSGLMWAAYRSPGADYFSLPRVAKDQYYATRGNTVTRSALLPGDLIFFASGSSWTSIHHVGMYVGDGKMVHAPTTGDVVKVSTVWWSRFYAATRVIREVPAPTVPGTPTPTPTTPVPTPVPTTPTPAPTTPGPKPTTPGPTPTTPGPTPTTPGPTPTTPGPTPTTPAPTTPAPTTPPPPSPLPTPTGPDPTPTTGPGTPDPEATGTGTPTSTPSGTASNTVAATPNGSGSATGSPSAGALED
- a CDS encoding choice-of-anchor D domain-containing protein, which produces MRIRRAVTVGTVALLVATVALHPAQALAQPSAPAAPYTALTINGAAGNYPASTGTRVYDRGNATLSLSQYGTGFILNASSPDGARWSTRIQPPTGGELIAGTRYSARRLSDATHAALDVYGEGRGCNMVSGWFDVKEFARDAETGVPTVAAVTYWAGCENNPVPMQGEVRFNSTVGYGATALDARSLDFGQRYVGRDRQIRTLTVTSAGSLPVTLADLTIEGPQPPHFEIAATTCDGVSLAYGDSCEIDVEMSPRARGQLSGRLTFAEADAPDARREIVLFGTAVISADGTYNPVGPQRLLDTRSGLGAPRAAAVVDEQVLGLTVGGRAGVPASGVSAVVLNVTVTGPTAPGHLTLYPSGSAAPTSSNLNFVAGRTIANSVTVPVGPDGTVSILHRGGSTHIIADITGYYIGTDAVPSGGTLGDEFYMTHNERILDTRDAYFGGPLRGGWYAYIPVDYGDDTNDRISALAVNVTAVKPVGSGHLTSWDGVQDPPTASTLNFTPGRTVPNMAIVPVAPCPDDLGCAGLPTIWIHNGSADPTHILVDIFGLYMDTDLADGTRFRPVDPTRIVDTRTGLGAPTALGPTSTATIATPTSVITDDTEAVSMNITAVRPTANTHVSVWPAYFGTEPPSVSTLNPYQGETVPNAAITGIFNDGDFNIYNHAGTTHVVVDIAGTFEYVYDDTEFSDASARGAGARSRVGTGGDTGIPTPPLRSTSSRAYPTPPR
- a CDS encoding DUF4229 domain-containing protein, coding for MSPAVKYTLGRIGLFAVVVLALWPIDMNIFLKLMIAVIFSAALSFFLMRGWRDEMAQQIAESAERRRAEKDRLRSALAGDDEPDTANRSDGTPDDGTRR